AGAATTGATACTTCGACCTTGTGATAAATTGACCGTAATATTATCAGCGGTCATCTTAAACGTACCTTGAGTAATAACTACTGTACCAGAATAACTTGTAATACCACTACGCTCACTATAAGTGGCTTTGTCTGCCAATAATTTAATAGGCTGATTGGCATCTGACGGCAGAGCATGGCTGTATAGTGGGAGCGCCAACAGCATAACTACTGGCAGTGCACGCAATCTATGCGACACTTGAATAGAGCGTGTCGATAGCAAGCGTAAAGTAGGCAAAGAATTAGATTTCATGAAAATTACTCGTTTTATAATGGGTAGTAGAGTTTGCAAACTTCCTGCTATAGTTAAAATATCTCAAAAACACTACAGTGCTGCTGGTATAAATTTTTTGCAGCCTC
The window above is part of the Psychrobacter cryohalolentis K5 genome. Proteins encoded here:
- the lptA gene encoding lipopolysaccharide transport periplasmic protein LptA, producing MKSNSLPTLRLLSTRSIQVSHRLRALPVVMLLALPLYSHALPSDANQPIKLLADKATYSERSGITSYSGTVVITQGTFKMTADNITVNLSQGRSINSAVATGRPATMQQVVTQEKGLAKGQANKIDYNAVTGIVTLTGNAKLVQNGASFAGNVIRYSLKAGDVEATAGGNQRVELVFPPNNSTSQSGIR